The Xanthobacter flavus genome includes a window with the following:
- a CDS encoding DUF3300 domain-containing protein, with translation MGGISIRNCVKGRTGNLSRIAVAAVFGWSTIYPALAQTPPPAPQGQPAPQGDQGYPQGQPLPQAPQGQQGPQGQSLPPPQPGDRVQPAYSLSELEYLLGPVALYPDPLLAILFPATLFPEQLVEAYNWIVANPNPVQERNFTAVDAFNWDSSVKALVRFPEVITLLHEHMEWSESLGLAFSTQPQDVSNTIQLLRAKAQAVGNLQSTPQQVVTTQDAPASSGSGGPARTIYIQPADPERIYVPAYDSSEVFTTFATGALAFGAGVLVGSYWNNNWGWNNRPWNSVWVVPPRWVRPPYWGPGWGGRPPVWGPGPWVPGRPGVRPPPRPGWPGGPGRPGWPGGPGWPGGPGGPGGPGRPGWPGGPGYPGGPGGPGGPGGPGGPGGPGGPGRPGWPGGPGGPGGPGGPGRPGMPGYPGGPAVGPGRPGMPLVPGAPGRPGYPGGPGRPGTPGYPGGPGVGPGRPGMPVVPGAPGRPGYPGGPGMGPGRPGYPGTPGVGPGRPGRPGVPGNVPGQPGAGPGRPGYPGTPGVGPGRPGRPGQPGVPGAGPNRPGYPGAGPGRPGGPGRPGYPNAGPNRPGYPNAGPNRPNRPAVQPNRPANRPANVRPQNRPQQVRPQQRPQQRPQQMRPQQQRPQQMRPQQRPQQMRPQQMRQQPRAMPQQRAAPQNRPRPGQR, from the coding sequence ATGGGTGGCATATCCATAAGAAACTGCGTCAAGGGGAGGACGGGAAACCTGTCGCGCATCGCCGTCGCGGCGGTGTTCGGCTGGTCCACCATCTACCCGGCTCTCGCCCAGACCCCGCCGCCTGCGCCGCAGGGCCAACCCGCGCCGCAGGGCGACCAAGGCTATCCTCAGGGCCAGCCGCTGCCGCAGGCGCCTCAGGGGCAGCAAGGCCCGCAGGGGCAATCCCTGCCGCCGCCCCAGCCGGGCGATCGGGTCCAGCCCGCCTATTCCCTGTCTGAGCTCGAATACCTGCTCGGGCCGGTGGCGCTCTATCCGGACCCGCTGCTCGCCATCCTGTTCCCGGCGACGCTGTTCCCGGAACAGCTGGTGGAGGCCTACAACTGGATCGTCGCCAATCCCAATCCGGTGCAGGAACGCAACTTCACCGCGGTGGATGCCTTCAACTGGGATTCCTCGGTGAAGGCGCTGGTGCGCTTTCCGGAGGTGATCACCCTGCTCCATGAGCACATGGAGTGGTCGGAATCCCTCGGCCTCGCCTTCTCGACCCAGCCGCAGGATGTGTCCAACACCATCCAGTTACTGCGTGCCAAGGCGCAGGCGGTCGGCAATCTGCAGTCCACGCCGCAGCAGGTGGTGACGACGCAGGACGCGCCCGCGAGCAGCGGCAGCGGCGGCCCCGCGCGCACCATCTATATCCAGCCGGCCGATCCCGAGCGCATCTATGTGCCGGCCTATGACAGCTCGGAGGTCTTCACCACCTTCGCCACCGGCGCCCTGGCGTTCGGCGCCGGCGTGCTCGTCGGCTCCTACTGGAACAACAACTGGGGCTGGAACAACCGGCCGTGGAACTCTGTGTGGGTGGTGCCGCCGCGCTGGGTGCGCCCGCCCTATTGGGGTCCCGGCTGGGGTGGCCGCCCGCCCGTCTGGGGACCGGGACCGTGGGTGCCCGGCCGTCCCGGCGTTCGGCCCCCGCCGCGTCCCGGCTGGCCGGGTGGTCCCGGTCGTCCGGGTTGGCCCGGCGGTCCCGGGTGGCCGGGTGGACCGGGTGGACCTGGCGGTCCGGGACGTCCCGGCTGGCCGGGCGGCCCCGGCTACCCCGGTGGTCCCGGTGGTCCCGGTGGTCCCGGTGGTCCCGGTGGTCCTGGAGGTCCTGGAGGGCCCGGCCGTCCCGGCTGGCCCGGTGGACCGGGTGGACCCGGTGGACCCGGTGGACCCGGCCGTCCCGGAATGCCCGGATATCCGGGGGGACCGGCCGTCGGTCCCGGCCGTCCCGGAATGCCTCTCGTTCCCGGTGCCCCCGGCCGTCCGGGTTATCCCGGTGGTCCGGGTCGTCCCGGCACGCCCGGCTATCCCGGTGGACCCGGCGTCGGTCCCGGTCGTCCCGGAATGCCCGTTGTTCCCGGTGCGCCCGGCCGGCCCGGATATCCCGGTGGTCCGGGCATGGGACCGGGTCGCCCCGGCTATCCCGGCACGCCCGGCGTCGGCCCCGGCCGGCCCGGTCGCCCCGGCGTGCCCGGCAACGTCCCCGGCCAGCCCGGCGCGGGTCCCGGCCGTCCCGGATATCCCGGCACCCCCGGCGTCGGCCCCGGTCGCCCCGGCCGGCCCGGCCAGCCCGGTGTTCCGGGGGCAGGTCCGAACCGTCCCGGTTATCCCGGCGCCGGCCCCGGCCGGCCCGGCGGACCTGGCCGGCCCGGATATCCGAATGCCGGTCCCAACCGGCCCGGTTATCCGAACGCGGGTCCCAACCGGCCCAACCGGCCCGCGGTCCAGCCGAACCGGCCGGCCAATCGGCCCGCCAACGTGCGGCCGCAGAACCGGCCGCAGCAGGTGCGACCGCAGCAAAGGCCCCAGCAGCGGCCGCAACAGATGCGTCCGCAGCAGCAGCGCCCGCAGCAGATGAGGCCGCAGCAACGCCCCCAGCAGATGCGGCCGCAGCAGATGCGACAGCAGCCGAGGGCCATGCCGCAGCAACGGGCGGCGCCGCAGAACCGGCCTCGGCCCGGCCAGCGCTGA
- a CDS encoding GyrI-like domain-containing protein — translation MTGVWGTRLGRAAAVFGLMMALVAPAAAQAPQKSQDSLTPPPVVDPKTVETTPVTPAPATFSADEVTLTPVPVLTISGSSSWEDAYDKLVEAVRKADGEVKRLGLVRAGDVFVMYNTSDDRGFDYEVQMPFSGTTTQKPAEPMKLGGSFAGKVLRFVHTGSFGDMDNTYEQIANYLDEKNVEQNDLYIERYRTDLLTASPEALEIEILVPLP, via the coding sequence ATGACGGGCGTTTGGGGGACGAGGCTCGGGCGGGCGGCGGCGGTTTTCGGGCTGATGATGGCGCTGGTGGCGCCCGCGGCCGCGCAGGCGCCGCAAAAGTCACAGGACTCGCTGACGCCTCCGCCGGTGGTGGACCCGAAGACGGTGGAGACGACCCCCGTCACGCCCGCTCCCGCCACCTTCTCGGCGGACGAGGTGACGCTGACGCCCGTGCCGGTGCTCACGATTTCCGGCTCGTCGTCCTGGGAAGACGCCTATGACAAATTGGTGGAGGCCGTCCGCAAGGCGGATGGCGAGGTGAAGCGGCTGGGCCTAGTGCGGGCCGGCGACGTGTTCGTCATGTACAATACCAGCGACGACCGCGGCTTCGACTATGAGGTGCAGATGCCGTTCTCCGGCACCACCACCCAGAAGCCGGCCGAGCCGATGAAGCTCGGCGGCTCCTTCGCCGGCAAGGTCTTGCGGTTCGTGCATACCGGCTCTTTCGGCGACATGGACAATACCTACGAGCAGATCGCCAATTATCTCGACGAGAAGAACGTCGAGCAGAACGACCTCTACATCGAGCGCTATCGGACAGACCTTCTGACCGCCTCGCCCGAGGCGCTGGAGATCGAGATCCTCGTCCCCCTGCCCTGA
- the thpR gene encoding RNA 2',3'-cyclic phosphodiesterase, with protein sequence MPRLFTAIEIPPEVGLDLSMLRGGLSGARWIDSENYHVTLRFIGDVDDATGRDIMLMLGQVRRPAFDIALDGLDQFGGHKPRAVFAAVKANAALMELQAEQERIMQRLGLGAERNYKPHVTLARLRDASSRQVADYLAARGSFRTPAFRVPRFVLFSSRDSVGGGPYLVEAAYPLL encoded by the coding sequence ATGCCGCGACTGTTCACCGCCATCGAGATCCCCCCGGAGGTCGGGCTCGACCTGTCCATGCTGCGGGGCGGTCTGTCCGGCGCCCGCTGGATCGATTCCGAGAACTATCACGTCACCCTGCGCTTCATCGGCGACGTGGACGACGCCACTGGCCGCGACATCATGCTGATGCTGGGGCAGGTGCGACGACCCGCCTTCGACATCGCGCTGGACGGGCTGGACCAGTTCGGCGGTCACAAGCCGCGCGCGGTGTTCGCGGCGGTGAAGGCCAATGCGGCGCTGATGGAGCTGCAGGCCGAGCAGGAGCGCATCATGCAGCGGCTCGGCCTCGGCGCGGAGCGCAACTACAAGCCCCACGTCACCCTCGCCCGGCTGCGCGACGCATCCTCGCGGCAGGTGGCGGACTATCTGGCTGCGCGCGGCTCCTTCCGCACCCCGGCGTTCCGCGTGCCGCGCTTCGTGCTGTTCTCCTCGCGGGATTCGGTGGGCGGCGGACCCTATCTCGTGGAAGCGGCCTACCCGCTCCTGTAG
- a CDS encoding YkvA family protein — translation MTTHTLNPDEFDRLSGAERDKAAQDEASVRKGFWRKLRGAARHVPFAEDAVASYYAAFDRQTPLRVRATLLGALAYFVLPFDLTPDLLPLIGFGDDAAVLMGALKLLSGHVKPEHYEAAKAAFDPDHQATGEDGRPA, via the coding sequence ATGACTACGCACACGCTGAACCCCGACGAATTCGACCGCCTCTCCGGCGCCGAGCGCGACAAGGCCGCGCAAGATGAGGCCAGCGTGCGCAAGGGCTTCTGGCGGAAGTTGCGCGGCGCCGCCCGCCACGTCCCCTTCGCCGAAGACGCGGTGGCGAGCTATTATGCTGCGTTCGACCGCCAGACGCCGCTGCGGGTGCGCGCGACCCTGCTCGGTGCCCTCGCCTATTTCGTCCTGCCCTTCGACCTGACGCCGGACCTCCTGCCGCTGATCGGGTTCGGAGACGATGCGGCGGTGCTCATGGGCGCGCTCAAGCTGCTGTCGGGCCATGTGAAGCCCGAGCATTATGAAGCGGCCAAGGCCGCCTTCGACCCCGACCATCAGGCGACCGGGGAGGACGGCCGCCCGGCCTGA
- a CDS encoding YidB family protein has product MGLFDQMAGSMLSNMLGRAGPEGAGALIDTLLSGPMASALPGILDGALAKTPYGSIEGVLAQLQEAGLAHEVDSWLSSGPNVPVSADEIVNALGAEPLTAIANGLGLQPEMLPELLAKHLPAIIDRFSPNGVLDLPGR; this is encoded by the coding sequence ATGGGCCTGTTCGACCAGATGGCGGGCAGCATGCTCTCCAACATGCTCGGCCGTGCCGGCCCCGAGGGCGCCGGCGCCCTCATCGACACGCTGCTCAGCGGCCCCATGGCCTCGGCCCTGCCCGGCATCCTCGATGGCGCGCTGGCGAAGACGCCCTATGGCAGCATCGAGGGCGTGCTGGCGCAATTGCAGGAGGCTGGCCTCGCCCATGAGGTGGACAGCTGGCTTTCCAGCGGCCCCAACGTGCCGGTGAGCGCGGACGAGATCGTCAACGCGCTCGGCGCCGAGCCCCTCACCGCCATCGCCAACGGGCTCGGCCTCCAGCCGGAGATGCTGCCCGAGCTTCTCGCCAAGCATCTGCCGGCCATCATTGATCGATTCAGCCCCAACGGCGTGCTGGATCTGCCCGGGCGGTGA
- the mtaB gene encoding tRNA (N(6)-L-threonylcarbamoyladenosine(37)-C(2))-methylthiotransferase MtaB, with translation MADAAGVEVVNFGCRLNALEGDGIARAATAAGLERAFIVNTCAVTAEAVRQARQAIRRARRRDPALRVVVTGCAAQTEPATFAAMEEVDLVLGNAEKISAASWAHARRDFDFGIGAEQKVRVQDIAAVRAATPHLADRFEGHTRAFVEVQNGCDHRCTFCIIPFGRGPSRSVPMGAVVAQVARLVESGHGEVVLTGVDLTAYGADLPGAPTLGRLVRAVLARVPELKRLRLSSIDAVEADAELMRALAEEERLMPHLHLSLQSGDDLILKRMKRRHSRAEALAFIAALRQARPDVVLGADIIAGFPTETEAQARATRDFAEEAGLAFLHAFPYSARPGTAAARMPQLPPALVAERAARLRETGAGLLRRHLSAEIGRRRTVLVEAGGRGHTEHFTPVRLSGAAVRGSLADLRIAGHDGARLIAA, from the coding sequence ATGGCGGATGCAGCGGGCGTCGAGGTGGTCAATTTCGGCTGCCGCCTGAACGCGCTGGAAGGCGACGGCATCGCCCGCGCCGCCACGGCTGCCGGGCTGGAGCGTGCCTTCATCGTGAATACCTGCGCTGTGACGGCGGAAGCCGTGCGGCAGGCGCGCCAGGCCATCCGCCGCGCCCGCCGCCGCGATCCCGCGCTCCGCGTGGTGGTCACCGGATGCGCCGCCCAGACCGAGCCCGCCACCTTCGCCGCCATGGAGGAGGTGGACCTCGTGCTCGGCAATGCCGAGAAGATTTCCGCCGCGAGCTGGGCCCACGCCCGCCGAGACTTTGATTTCGGCATTGGCGCCGAGCAGAAGGTGCGGGTGCAGGACATCGCCGCCGTGCGCGCGGCGACACCCCATCTCGCCGACCGCTTCGAGGGGCACACCCGCGCCTTCGTGGAGGTGCAGAACGGCTGCGATCATCGCTGCACCTTCTGCATCATCCCGTTCGGCCGCGGCCCCTCGCGCAGCGTGCCCATGGGCGCGGTGGTGGCGCAGGTGGCGCGGCTCGTTGAAAGCGGCCATGGCGAGGTGGTGCTGACCGGCGTTGATCTCACCGCCTATGGTGCCGACCTTCCGGGCGCGCCGACCCTCGGGCGGCTGGTGCGGGCGGTGCTCGCGCGTGTGCCGGAGCTGAAGCGGCTGCGTCTCTCCTCCATCGACGCGGTGGAGGCGGATGCGGAACTGATGCGTGCCCTCGCCGAGGAAGAGCGGCTGATGCCGCATCTGCACCTCTCCCTCCAGTCCGGCGACGACCTCATCCTGAAGCGCATGAAGCGCCGCCACAGCCGGGCCGAGGCGCTCGCCTTCATCGCCGCGCTGCGGCAGGCGCGGCCTGACGTGGTGCTGGGCGCGGACATCATTGCCGGCTTTCCGACCGAGACCGAGGCGCAGGCGCGCGCCACGCGTGACTTCGCGGAGGAGGCGGGCCTCGCCTTCCTCCACGCCTTCCCCTATTCCGCCCGGCCGGGCACGGCGGCGGCCCGCATGCCGCAGCTTCCCCCGGCGCTGGTTGCCGAGCGGGCGGCGCGCCTCCGGGAGACCGGGGCGGGCCTGCTGCGCCGGCATCTGTCGGCGGAAATCGGCCGCCGCCGCACGGTGCTGGTGGAAGCCGGCGGGCGCGGACACACCGAACATTTCACCCCGGTGCGCCTCTCCGGCGCGGCGGTGCGCGGCAGCCTCGCCGATCTCAGGATCGCAGGGCACGACGGCGCGCGGCTCATCGCGGCGTGA
- a CDS encoding invasion associated locus B family protein, with amino-acid sequence MTLPRVHPALLGMFLACAAAAPAAAQGQPQSKAVAQFGDWSVYVSTSSPKVCYAISQPKTRAPEGLKRDPAYFFISTRPGENVKNEVTVTVGFPLKEGSDATLTVGNATLQLYTKDQGAWVRNVADESKLVDAMKRGKDLTVASTSLRGNVTTDKYSLVGLAQALDRVAQECK; translated from the coding sequence ATGACGCTTCCTCGTGTCCATCCTGCTCTCCTGGGCATGTTCCTCGCCTGTGCCGCAGCCGCCCCGGCCGCCGCGCAGGGCCAGCCTCAGTCGAAGGCGGTGGCGCAGTTCGGCGACTGGAGCGTCTACGTCTCCACCTCCAGTCCCAAGGTCTGCTACGCCATCTCCCAGCCGAAGACTCGCGCGCCCGAAGGGCTGAAGCGCGATCCGGCCTATTTCTTCATCTCCACGCGCCCCGGCGAGAACGTGAAGAACGAGGTGACCGTCACCGTCGGCTTCCCGCTGAAGGAGGGTTCGGATGCGACCCTCACGGTCGGCAACGCGACGCTCCAGCTCTACACGAAGGATCAGGGCGCCTGGGTGCGCAACGTGGCCGACGAGTCCAAGCTGGTGGACGCCATGAAGCGCGGCAAGGACCTCACCGTCGCCTCGACCTCGCTGCGCGGCAACGTGACCACCGACAAATACTCGCTGGTCGGCCTGGCGCAGGCGCTCGACCGGGTGGCGCAGGAATGCAAGTGA
- a CDS encoding NADPH:quinone oxidoreductase family protein, whose product MKAVVCARHGAPETLEIRDLPVPSPGPGEVLVKVAAIGLNFFDTLIIRDLYQVKPELPFSPGAEYAGHVAALGEGVTGFAVGERVCGYQTHGAARGYVAAPAQFLAKVPDDLDLVKAAGLIVTYGTALYALRDRGELKAGERLAVLGASGGVGLAAVELGRVLGARIIACASSPEKVRFALDHGADEGFDYASGDLKAALKAFGGGTGLDLVYDPVGGDMAEQALRALGPLGRFLVVGFAAGEIPKIPLNLLLVKNCDARGVAFGSHARANPGWLRDAVAELMGYARDGRISAHVDKTFPLEHCAEALGEISGRRVKGKVVLTVAD is encoded by the coding sequence ATGAAAGCGGTGGTGTGCGCGCGCCATGGCGCCCCCGAGACCCTTGAGATCCGCGATCTGCCCGTGCCTTCGCCCGGTCCCGGCGAGGTGCTGGTGAAGGTCGCGGCCATCGGCCTCAATTTCTTCGACACGCTCATCATCCGCGATCTCTACCAGGTGAAGCCCGAGCTGCCCTTCTCCCCCGGCGCCGAATATGCTGGCCATGTCGCCGCGCTGGGCGAGGGCGTCACCGGCTTTGCGGTCGGCGAGCGCGTGTGCGGCTACCAGACCCACGGCGCGGCGCGCGGGTATGTCGCGGCTCCGGCCCAGTTCCTGGCCAAGGTTCCGGACGACCTCGACCTCGTGAAGGCGGCCGGCCTCATCGTCACCTACGGCACGGCGCTCTATGCGCTGCGCGACCGCGGCGAGCTGAAGGCGGGCGAGCGGCTCGCCGTGCTCGGTGCCTCGGGCGGGGTGGGGCTCGCGGCGGTGGAGCTGGGCCGGGTGCTCGGCGCGCGGATCATCGCCTGCGCCTCCTCGCCGGAGAAGGTGCGCTTCGCGCTGGATCACGGAGCGGACGAAGGTTTCGACTATGCCTCCGGTGACCTCAAGGCCGCGCTGAAGGCGTTCGGTGGCGGGACGGGTCTTGATCTGGTCTACGATCCGGTGGGCGGCGACATGGCGGAGCAGGCACTGCGGGCGCTCGGCCCGCTCGGCCGCTTCCTGGTGGTGGGCTTCGCCGCCGGCGAGATCCCGAAGATCCCGCTCAACCTGCTGCTGGTGAAGAATTGCGATGCGCGCGGCGTCGCCTTCGGCTCCCATGCCCGGGCCAATCCCGGCTGGCTGCGCGACGCGGTGGCAGAGCTGATGGGCTACGCGCGGGACGGCCGCATCTCGGCCCACGTGGACAAGACCTTCCCGCTGGAACACTGCGCCGAGGCCCTCGGCGAGATTTCCGGGCGTCGGGTGAAGGGCAAGGTGGTGCTCACCGTCGCCGACTGA
- the ccmI gene encoding c-type cytochrome biogenesis protein CcmI, translating into MISLPLFTALALMTAVAALAVLWPLSRARTLKATREADLAVYRDQLAEIARDAKSGRLPAAEAEAARIEVARRMLAADAAADAASADPAVAGRRRRAAAIFALLFVPVCAAALYAVMGSPSLPGAPLAERMAAAPDRSDVAILVRRVEEHLQKNPNDGQGYEILAPIYLRLGRPEDSARAYGEAIRILGPSAERLSARGDALVVAADGLVTADAAKAFAAALALNPNEPRAAYFLGLAAEQDGRAQDAARIWGDLLARTPASALYRPMVAEALARVGGTVPPAAPSPATPGPNAADVNAAAQMSPQDRNAMVRGMVERLAARLDQEPNDIDGWERLIRAYGVLGDKDKADAALKTARAAFKDDPAALARLDAAEKALPTGGKG; encoded by the coding sequence ATGATTTCACTCCCTCTGTTCACGGCCCTCGCCCTCATGACCGCCGTCGCGGCCCTCGCCGTGCTGTGGCCGCTGTCGCGCGCCCGCACCTTGAAGGCGACGCGGGAAGCGGACCTTGCGGTCTATCGCGACCAGCTGGCCGAGATCGCCCGCGACGCGAAATCCGGCCGCCTGCCCGCCGCCGAGGCGGAAGCCGCGCGCATCGAGGTGGCCCGCCGCATGCTCGCCGCCGATGCGGCGGCCGACGCTGCGTCCGCCGATCCCGCCGTGGCCGGCCGGCGCCGGCGCGCGGCGGCCATTTTCGCGCTCCTCTTCGTGCCGGTCTGCGCGGCGGCGCTCTATGCCGTGATGGGCTCGCCAAGCCTTCCCGGCGCGCCGCTGGCCGAGCGGATGGCCGCGGCGCCCGATCGCAGCGACGTGGCGATCCTCGTCCGGCGCGTGGAGGAACACCTCCAGAAAAATCCCAATGACGGGCAGGGCTACGAGATCCTCGCCCCCATCTATCTGCGCCTCGGGCGGCCGGAGGATTCCGCCCGCGCCTATGGCGAAGCCATCCGCATCCTGGGCCCCAGCGCCGAGCGCCTGTCCGCAAGGGGCGACGCGCTGGTGGTGGCGGCGGACGGCCTCGTCACCGCCGATGCCGCCAAGGCCTTCGCCGCCGCCCTCGCGCTGAACCCGAACGAGCCGCGCGCCGCCTATTTCCTCGGCCTCGCCGCCGAGCAGGATGGCCGCGCGCAGGATGCCGCGCGGATCTGGGGCGATCTCCTCGCCAGGACGCCGGCCTCTGCCCTTTATCGTCCCATGGTGGCGGAGGCGCTCGCCCGCGTCGGCGGCACGGTGCCGCCCGCGGCTCCTTCCCCTGCGACACCCGGTCCCAATGCCGCCGATGTCAATGCGGCCGCCCAAATGTCGCCGCAGGACCGGAACGCCATGGTGCGCGGCATGGTGGAGCGCCTCGCCGCCCGGCTCGACCAGGAGCCGAACGACATCGACGGCTGGGAACGGCTGATCCGCGCCTATGGCGTGCTCGGCGACAAGGACAAGGCGGATGCCGCGCTCAAGACCGCGCGCGCCGCCTTCAAGGACGATCCGGCGGCCCTCGCCCGTCTCGACGCGGCGGAGAAGGCCCTGCCGACAGGAGGAAAAGGATGA
- the dapF gene encoding diaminopimelate epimerase, producing the protein MNPLSHRPFVKMNGLGNEILVLDLRTDPVEVPPAAARALARPSVLPFDQAMVLYPPRRADTAAFVRILNNDGSLSAACGNGTRCIAALEAERTGTPHVLFESEAGLLDCTVRLDGQVKVDMGAPRLGWQDIPLAQDVGDTASVLVPGFESLGPAVMVSMGNPHAIFFVDDADAMDVEGLGAALEHHPLFPERANISFASLTAPDRILLHVWERGAGRTQACGTAACATGVAAVRTGRTGRAVTVTLPGGPLEIEWRESDGHVLMTGPVEHEFAGTLTPAMLDEAA; encoded by the coding sequence GTGAACCCGCTCAGCCACCGCCCCTTTGTGAAGATGAACGGTCTCGGCAACGAGATCCTCGTCCTCGACCTGCGCACCGATCCGGTGGAGGTGCCGCCCGCCGCCGCGCGGGCGCTGGCGCGGCCCTCGGTGCTGCCGTTCGACCAGGCCATGGTGCTCTATCCGCCGCGCCGCGCGGACACCGCCGCCTTCGTCCGCATCCTCAACAATGACGGCTCCCTCTCCGCCGCCTGCGGCAACGGCACCCGCTGCATCGCCGCGCTGGAGGCCGAGCGCACCGGCACGCCCCATGTGCTGTTCGAGAGCGAGGCAGGGCTGCTCGATTGCACCGTGCGGCTGGACGGTCAGGTGAAGGTGGACATGGGCGCCCCCCGCCTCGGCTGGCAGGACATCCCGCTGGCGCAGGATGTGGGCGACACGGCGTCGGTCCTCGTGCCCGGCTTCGAGAGCCTGGGGCCGGCGGTGATGGTGAGCATGGGCAATCCGCACGCCATCTTCTTCGTCGATGATGCCGACGCCATGGACGTGGAAGGCCTCGGCGCCGCGCTGGAGCACCATCCGCTCTTTCCGGAGCGCGCCAACATCTCGTTCGCAAGCCTCACCGCGCCGGACCGCATCCTGCTCCATGTTTGGGAACGCGGCGCCGGTCGCACGCAGGCCTGCGGCACCGCCGCCTGCGCCACCGGTGTCGCCGCCGTCCGCACGGGCCGCACGGGCCGCGCCGTCACGGTGACGCTGCCGGGTGGGCCGCTGGAGATCGAATGGCGCGAGAGCGATGGCCACGTTCTGATGACCGGGCCGGTGGAGCACGAATTCGCCGGCACCCTCACACCCGCCATGCTGGATGAGGCCGCCTGA